The Sebaldella sp. S0638 DNA window GTATACGCATATACATCACGTCCGTGGAAAGTATATGATTTTTCAGAGTCTTTACGTCTGTTAACAGCTTCATCAATTTGTCTAACTTCCTCGATTCCGAATTTTTCTGCTACAAGAGTCAGAGTTCCGTTATCAGGAGTAACGAAGTATTGTCCGTTTTTAGTTTTTAGAACAACAGATAATCTCTCGGTACCTACACCCGGATCTACTATTGATACAAATACAGTACCAGCAGGCCAGTATTCAGCTGTCTGGTATAAACGGTATGCCGCATCCCATATGCTGTAGGCAGGAATTTCGTGTGTAACATCATATATTTTCAGGTCTTTGTCAACGCCTGTTGCTACACCTTTCATAGCAGAAACTGCTCCGTCCTTAAGACCAAAGTCAGACTGGAAAACCAGTATTTCAGATGCTGAAAATGCAGTAGTTGAAAAAATAATAATACTTACAATAGTTAATAAAAATTTTTTCAGAGTTTTTTTCATATATCTCTCCTTAAATAAGATTTAGTCACTTAGAATATAGCTTTATTATGTGAAAAAGTCAAATATATAATATTAATCTGAAAATATGTGTATGATGAGGAATAGTACAGGATAGACGTTCATTATTTGCTAATCATGATTTTTTAATTGAACTTAGAGTTTTTTATGATATTAACGGTTGGTAATGAAGAGATTGACAGTTACATTATTTTACTAAACATGACAAGGGAAATGGAGACGCTGTTTATTTAGAGAAATTTTCACATTATGATAAGGTAGATGAAAGTATAGTTTCTTTCAATTATGAAAAAAAATAATTTTGTTTATATTGTATTAGGAATTATAATTCAGGTCAAATATCAAGATTAGTCATATAAACAGCAATATAAAAATATAAAGTGAAGCGGTCTTTTTCAAGGCGGGCAGTATTTGAAAAACAGAACTTTTTTTATGATAAACAATTTTTTTATTTTATCTGAAAGTAGTTCTTTTTTTTGTCGGGTTATTATGATAGAATTAGTTAAATAAATAAAGGGAGAAGACGATTATGTTCGAAATATTTGAGAATGTAAAATATGAAGTTATTAATAAAGGAAAAGACTTTGTCATAAATGATATTCATTATGATTCAAGAAAGATAAAAAAAAATGATGTATTCTGCGCCCTTATAGGTGCTGTTACAGACGGGCATAACTATATAGAAAAAGCTGTAAACAACGGGGCTAAAATGGTAATTGTGGAAAAAAAAGATATTACAGTTACTGATAAGGATGTGACTTATATTTTTGTGGAGAATATGAGAAAACATCTTGGGGTAATGGCTTCCAATTTTTTTGGATGGCCGCAGAAAAATTTGAAAATAATAGGGATTACAGGGACAAACGGTAAGACTACATCAAGCTATATACTGGACAGTATGCTTGAAAAGACGTCTAGGATAGGAACTATAGGTTATAAAATACTGGATGAAGAAATAGAAGCTCCGAATACTACTCCTGAATCACTTGATCTGGTAAAAATGCTGGATAAAAGTGTGAAAAAAGGTGTGGAGTATTTTATAATGGAGGTAAGCTCGCATGCTCTTGAGATAGGAAGGGTAGATATGCTTGAGTTTGATTCGGTGATGTTTACCAATCTTACACAGGATCATCTGGATTATCATGAAAATATGGAAAATTACTTTAATGCTAAGTTTAAGCTGTTTACCATGCTTAGAAACAAAAATGCAGCAGCTGTGAATATAGATGATTCTTATGGTGAAAGAATCTATAATTCCAATAAAAACTATAAGTCGTATTCGATAATAAAAGATTCAGACCTGAAAGGAAAAATAGAAGAATATCATAACGGCGGAATGAAGGTTTCAGTAACTTTTCAGGGTAAGGAATATTCCTTTGATACCAAACTTGTAGGCGACTATAACCTGTATAATCTTCTCGGCTGTATCGGTGTACTTCTGAATCTTGGTTTCGGCATTGATGATATAATAGAAAGAGTAAAAAGGGTAGGCTATGTGCCGGGAAGGTTTGAGCTGGTAAATGAAGGTCAGGATTTCATGGTAGTAGTAGACTATGCACATACAGATAACGGACTTGAAAATATATTGGAAACAGTGAGGAAAATAACTGAAAACAGGGTAATAACAATATTCGGTGCAGGCGGCGACAGAGATAATACCAAAAGACCAAAGATGGCAAAGGCAGCTGCAAAATTCAGCGATTTTGTAATTATTACTTCTGATAATCCCAGAACAGAGGACCCTGTGGAAATAACAAAACAGGTGGAAAAAGGACTTACAGATATAGACTTTCCAAAAGACAGATACACAGTAATTGTGGACAGGGAACAGGCAATAAAATACGGTATAGAAATGTCAGGGACAAAAGACAGTCTTCTTATAGCAGGAAAAGGACATGAAGACTATCAGATACTCGGGCGTGAGAAGATTCATTTTGACGACAGGGAACAGGCTAGAAAATATTTGAAGAAATAATCCCGGAATTAGGGAGAATATCCAGAACAGCCAAATATAGGCAAATTTTTATAAAATAACATAAAATACTAAAAATATAAATTATATATATGTTTTATAGAAAAATTATATATATTGTTTATGATAGTGAAATAGAGGATTGCCTATTTTGTCAAGGGGATATTTAACAAATAGGCTCTTTTTTTTATTGTTTGAGTATGATAAAATTATAACAATGAAAAGTGCGGAAATATAAATCATATTTTTGATATAAATAATTAAAAATGAGAAATAAAGAATAATAATATTTCAGAGGAGGAATTTAGTGTGGAAAATTTACAAAAAGTAAAAGAAGTAAAAATAAACGATAAAATAACAATAGGGAATTCCAGAATAACTCTGCTTGCAGGACCATGTGTTATCGAATCGGAAGATCTGGTCATGGAAGTAGCGGGAAGATTAAAGGAAATTACTGATAAATTAGGTATCAATTTTGTGTTCAAGTCATCTTTTGATAAGGCCAACAGAACATCAATACATGGATTCAGAGGGCCGGGGCTGGACAAAGGACTGGAAATACTTAATAAAGTCAAGGAAAAATACGGACTTCCCCTTGTAACAGATATCCATGAACCATGGCAGTGCGAAGTGGCGGCAAAAGTCATAGATATTATACAAATACCGGCATTTTTATCAAGACAAACTGATCTGCTTGTAGCTGCTGCACAGACAGGGAAAGCCGTTAATGTAAAAAAAGGACAGTTTCTTGCACCATGGGATATGAAAAACGTAGTAAGCAAGTTTGAAGAAGCCGGGAATACGAATATTATGCTTTGTGAAAGAGGAGCATCTTTCGGATATAATAATCTGGTAGTAGATATGAGAAGTCTTCTGGAAATGAGAAAATTCGGATATCCTGTTGTTTTTGACGCTACCCACTCGGTACAGATACCGGGAGGTAAGGGAAGTGCCACAGACGGAAACAGAGAGTATGTTTATCCGCTGATGAAGGCTGCGGTATCAATAGGAGTAGATGCTGTATTCGCAGAAGTTCATCCTGATCCTGACAAGGGTATGTCTGACGGGCCTAATATGCTTAGACTGGACGATATAGAAGAGATACTTACAAACATTTTAAAGATAGATGATTTAGTAAAGAACCAAGAAATTTAGGAGGAATAAAATGAAAAAGAAGGTATTGCTGACACCCGGCCCCACTAATATTCCGGAAAATCTTCTCGGAGTACTGGGAACTGACATAGTACATCACAGAAAAGTAGACTTTCATAATGTTATGAAAGAGCTGAACGAAAATTTAAAGAAGATTTTTCAGACCAAAGAGAATGTATATGTATTGACGTCATCCGGAACCGGCGCAATGGAGGCAGCGGTAGTGAACTATTTCTCCAAAGGTGAAAAAGTCCTTGTGATAAACACAGGATACTTTGGCGACAGATTCAGGAAAATAGCCGGAATTTACGGACTGGAACCGATAAATCTGGAATATGAATTTGGTGAGTCATATAAATTAGAAGACGTAAAAAAAGCTTTGGCAGAAAATCCTGATATAAAAGGAATTTTCATAACTCACAGCGAGACTTCCACAGGTGTTCTGAATAATGTAAAAGCAGTGGGAGAATTAACAAAAAATACGGATATACTTTTGGTAGTGGATACCATAAGCGGACTTGTGGCAAATGACTTTGACTTTGACGGATGGAATGTAGACGTAGCAGTGGCAGGAAGCCAGAAAGCATTTTTGATACCGCCGGGACTGGCGTTTATCGCAATGAGTCAAAAAGCCAGAAAAGCTGTGGAAAAATCAGATATTCCCAAGTATTACTTTGATATAAAACAGGCTGAAAAAGCTTTGGAAAGTAAAAACGAAACTCCTTTTACGCCGGCTATAGGGCTTATAATCGCAGCAAATGTTTCATGCAGGATTATAGCTGAAAAAGGAGTGGGAAACATAGTAAAAGAGAAATATGAGCTTAGAAAGTATATCGAAGAAAAGCTTTCAGAGCTGGATTTCAAGATTCTCGTAAAAGATGAGGAAAACAGAAGTAATACTTTGATTTCTGTGGTAAAAGACGGTATAAAGATAAAGAATGTAATCAGAAGCCTTGAAGAAAGAGGATATACCGTAACCGGAGGAAAAGGAGATTTCGAGGACAGTCTTATGAGAGTGGGAATACTCGGGGAATTTTCCAAAGAGGATATAGATAAATTTCTTGTTGTTCTTACTGAAGAACTGGCAAAACAATAATCTTATCCGGTTATATTTCGTTTAAAGCAGGGGAGCTTTTGAAAAAAAGCATAAATATTAATAAATAAAACAAAAAATAAAGGAGAGAAATATGTTAAATGAATTTTCGCTGAGCAGAGGAAGAGCAATGATAAATTTTACTCTAAAATACTGCGATACATCAGAAAAATTACTGGACAGTTACGGGTTCAGAAGAGTAGTAGAAGTTTTCGTCAGAAGACTAAAAAAAGATGAAGGACTGATATATAATTTTTATCTTGATGCATTTAAGACAGATGATATGTTAGCTGATTCAATGATAGAAGTATTTAAGCTTCTTACAGTTTTTGACATAGATGAAGTCTTGAAAGTGGATAATAAATATTCTGTATTCTTTGAAGATAAAAACCTTTTTATAGAATTAATAGAATTATTATACGGATACTGGAGAAGACTGGAAAGATTCACTATTGTAAGAAACAAAAGACTTGGAGAAGGTCTTCAGAGTGTAAGATTCTCACAGGCTAATAATAATTTTAACGAATTAGTGCTTGCTACATACAGAAGAATAGAAGAAACTGTAATGGGATATAAACACAGAGTGTACAGACAGCTTAACGCAGGAGCTAATGCAGGACTTACATTAAATGATATAAACTGGAACTGCCCTATAGAATACAGAGGGCTTAGCAGAATACCTTTTATAGGATCTGTAATACTTCATCCGCCTTTTATCTCGTATTCTAAAAGAAACACAAGAGAGGGATTATTCCAGAGACATCAGAAAAATCCATTGGAAAACATAGTTCTAAATGAGGATGACTGGTTTGTGTATCCTGCCAAAGTCGGGGATTTACTGACATTTGTATTTTTCCATAAAGACTTTATGGCTCATGGTCTTACACTTGCGAACCTGTTTGAACTGGCAAAAGAAAGTGAATATATAGGGAAAAAGCCGGATATGATTTATCTGTTCGGATATCCTGACGGGGAAAACGAAAAGAGAACTTTCTACTATAAAGATACAAAGAATGATATTTTAATAGGATATGCCAATTATACAGACGAGATCGACTATTTCGGATATATGAAAAAAATGCTTCTGACTCTGCATAATATTAAAAAGCTTGATGAAGGACATCTTCCTATACACGGGGCTATGGTAAACATAGTTCTTAGAAACGGAAAAGAGTCTAACATAGTAATTATGGGAGACAGCGGAGCAGGAAAGTCGGAAAGTCTGGAAGCATTCAGAACACTTAATGAAAAATATATAAAGCATATGAGAATAGTGTTCGATGATATGGGATTCCTGAAAATAGAAAATGACGGGAAAATAAAAGGATACGGAACAGAAATAGGAGCCTTTGTAAGGGTAGATGACCTTGAGTCAGGATATGCATTTGAGCAGCTTGACAGGGGAATCTTTACTAACCCTGACAAAATAAATGCCAGAGTTACTATACCGATTTCTACTTATGAGGTTATCTCAAAAGGGTATGAAGTGGATATAATGCTTTATGCCAATAACTATGAAGATGCTGAAAAGAAGATAAAATTCTTTGAAGATGTAGATCAGGCTATCACAGTCTTTGAAGACGGGGCAAGAAAAGCCAAAGGAACTACAAGTGAAAAAGGTCTCGTAAAATCATACTTTGCCAATCCTTTTGGAGCTGTGCAGGAGAGAGAAACAAACGAGAAGCTTGTAAGGGAGTATTTCCACAAAATGTATGATCAAGGTGTGCAGATCGGGGAAATCAATACATCACTTGCAATAGAAGGTAAGGAAAAAGACGGACCTAGAAATGCTGCGGAAGAATTATTCCAGCTTATAAATCAATAATAAAATACAGAAATAAAACGGCTTTTACAGCCGTTTTATTTTAGGGGAAATTATTTATATGACAAATAAAAGTATAAGCTGTGGTTTTGGCATTCCGATAAAAGATATAGCTTAAAAAATTAGACTTTTTGTGATATACTAAGATGAAAAAATATCAGACTGACTTTAGGATAGGAGACAAAATGAAAGCATATATAGATCTTGGTTTTATAAAAATACACTATTACAGTATTATGTACATTATTGCATTTTTTCTTGGGATATTTATAGCCGGGAGGGATATAGTAGCCAAAGAAAGAGGAGTAAAAGATAAAAAAACTATTGAGGATTTTGCATTTTGGGTAATGATATCAGGATTAATCGGAGCAAGAGTATACTATGTTTTATTTAAACTTAATATGTATAAAGATAATCCGCTTTCTGTTTTTGCAGTATGGGAAGGCGGACTTGCAATACACGGGGGAATTATCGGCGCATTTATAGGAGCTTGTATATTCGCCAAAAGAAAAAAGATGGATTTATGGGTACTTACGGATATGGGTGTAGGGCCTCTGCTAATAGGACAGGCAATAGGAAGAATAGGGAATTATGCTAACGGCGAGATAGAGGGAGTACCCACATTTACACCATGGAAAGTTATTTTAAAAGGAAATTTCGAGCAATGGTGGACGCAGTATCAGTCTATGTCTATGGATATGCAGTCTAAGTTCAAGGAACTGGTACCATGGGGAATAGTTTTCCCGAGCGGGACTTCCGCAGGAGATAGTTTTCCGAACTTACCTTTACATCCGGCGATGTTTTACGAATCAATTCTTAATGTAATAGGTTTTCTGCTGTTATGGTTCTATTTCAGAAAGAAGAGATATAATCCCGGTGTACTTTCGATGATTTACCTGATAATGTATGCTTTGATAAGAAGTTTTGTAAGCTTTTTCAGAGTGGAAGATCTGTCGTTTTTCGGAATTATAAGAGCACCGCATCTGATAAGTATAATAATGTTAATTTTGGCACTGACAGGAATAAAGTTTTTTAATAAAAATAATGCTAAAAAGGATACACCTAAAAAATAGGAGAGATAACTATGAAAAAGCAACTGGATAAAGTTTCAGAATTTCACAGAACATTTAAGCTGGGTATGGAAAAACATCCTGTTTCAAAGCTGGAAAACGATAAGGCCAAATTAAGATATGAACTGATGAAAGAAGAAAACGACGAGTATATAGAAGCTGTGGAAAATAATGATATTATAGAAGTGGCTGATGCTCTCGGTGATATGCTTTATATATTATGCGGTACAATTATAGAACACGGTATGACAGGACTTATAGAGGAAGTATTTGACGAGATTCACAAAAGTAACATGTCGAAACTGGGAGAAGACGGAAAGCCTGTATACAGAGAAGACGGAAAAGTGATAAAAGGGCCTAATTATTTTAAGCCTGATATTGCTAAGATAATTAAATAATAAATGTAGAAAAACCGGCAGTTAGAGCCGGTTTTTATCTTTATATTTTATTCCGTAATTATAAGCATATCGTTTTCATCAAAGAGCCATGAATCAGCATAGGCAACTTCCCAGTAATAACCATCCAGATCGGTGAAATATCCTCCGTAACCGCCCCAGAATGTGTCTGCTGCTTTTTTTACCACTTTTCCGCCGAGATTTTCTATTTTATTCAGGATTTCATCTACTTCTCCTTTGTTTTTGGCATTATAAGCAAGGGTAATTCCGGGAAAAGCGGAACCTTTCTCTTTCAGGTCAGGAACATTTACATCTTCTGCCAATCCTGATAGAGGATATAATGCGAGTTTTGTTCCTCCGTTATTGAAAAAAACAATGGCGGGATTTTCTTCTCTGACAGGAGTTTCAAAACCAAGACCGTCTCTGTAGAATTCAAGAGATTTTGATACATTTTCTACGCCGAGGGTAATTATGTTAATTCTGTTCATAAATACACATCCTTTCAAAATTTGGACTTTTTTCGTAGATTGTTTATTCTATAATATAACATAAAAAAATATATGTAAAGTAATAAAATAATATTTAATTTATTAA harbors:
- a CDS encoding S-adenosyl-l-methionine hydroxide adenosyltransferase family protein; the encoded protein is MKKTLKKFLLTIVSIIIFSTTAFSASEILVFQSDFGLKDGAVSAMKGVATGVDKDLKIYDVTHEIPAYSIWDAAYRLYQTAEYWPAGTVFVSIVDPGVGTERLSVVLKTKNGQYFVTPDNGTLTLVAEKFGIEEVRQIDEAVNRRKDSEKSYTFHGRDVYAYTGARLASGAITFEQVGKKLPSKVEAISYQKAKFEKNTLVGNIPILDVQYGNVWTNIDRNTASKMNIKKGDIFTVEIYNKDKLVFKDKMPFANSFGDVPEGKNLMYYNSLDSLSFAVNMGDFASTYKVEYGGDWSVKIYK
- a CDS encoding UDP-N-acetylmuramoyl-L-alanyl-D-glutamate--2,6-diaminopimelate ligase; this encodes MFEIFENVKYEVINKGKDFVINDIHYDSRKIKKNDVFCALIGAVTDGHNYIEKAVNNGAKMVIVEKKDITVTDKDVTYIFVENMRKHLGVMASNFFGWPQKNLKIIGITGTNGKTTSSYILDSMLEKTSRIGTIGYKILDEEIEAPNTTPESLDLVKMLDKSVKKGVEYFIMEVSSHALEIGRVDMLEFDSVMFTNLTQDHLDYHENMENYFNAKFKLFTMLRNKNAAAVNIDDSYGERIYNSNKNYKSYSIIKDSDLKGKIEEYHNGGMKVSVTFQGKEYSFDTKLVGDYNLYNLLGCIGVLLNLGFGIDDIIERVKRVGYVPGRFELVNEGQDFMVVVDYAHTDNGLENILETVRKITENRVITIFGAGGDRDNTKRPKMAKAAAKFSDFVIITSDNPRTEDPVEITKQVEKGLTDIDFPKDRYTVIVDREQAIKYGIEMSGTKDSLLIAGKGHEDYQILGREKIHFDDREQARKYLKK
- the kdsA gene encoding 3-deoxy-8-phosphooctulonate synthase, with product MENLQKVKEVKINDKITIGNSRITLLAGPCVIESEDLVMEVAGRLKEITDKLGINFVFKSSFDKANRTSIHGFRGPGLDKGLEILNKVKEKYGLPLVTDIHEPWQCEVAAKVIDIIQIPAFLSRQTDLLVAAAQTGKAVNVKKGQFLAPWDMKNVVSKFEEAGNTNIMLCERGASFGYNNLVVDMRSLLEMRKFGYPVVFDATHSVQIPGGKGSATDGNREYVYPLMKAAVSIGVDAVFAEVHPDPDKGMSDGPNMLRLDDIEEILTNILKIDDLVKNQEI
- a CDS encoding alanine--glyoxylate aminotransferase family protein, which gives rise to MKKKVLLTPGPTNIPENLLGVLGTDIVHHRKVDFHNVMKELNENLKKIFQTKENVYVLTSSGTGAMEAAVVNYFSKGEKVLVINTGYFGDRFRKIAGIYGLEPINLEYEFGESYKLEDVKKALAENPDIKGIFITHSETSTGVLNNVKAVGELTKNTDILLVVDTISGLVANDFDFDGWNVDVAVAGSQKAFLIPPGLAFIAMSQKARKAVEKSDIPKYYFDIKQAEKALESKNETPFTPAIGLIIAANVSCRIIAEKGVGNIVKEKYELRKYIEEKLSELDFKILVKDEENRSNTLISVVKDGIKIKNVIRSLEERGYTVTGGKGDFEDSLMRVGILGEFSKEDIDKFLVVLTEELAKQ
- a CDS encoding phosphoenolpyruvate carboxykinase, producing the protein MLNEFSLSRGRAMINFTLKYCDTSEKLLDSYGFRRVVEVFVRRLKKDEGLIYNFYLDAFKTDDMLADSMIEVFKLLTVFDIDEVLKVDNKYSVFFEDKNLFIELIELLYGYWRRLERFTIVRNKRLGEGLQSVRFSQANNNFNELVLATYRRIEETVMGYKHRVYRQLNAGANAGLTLNDINWNCPIEYRGLSRIPFIGSVILHPPFISYSKRNTREGLFQRHQKNPLENIVLNEDDWFVYPAKVGDLLTFVFFHKDFMAHGLTLANLFELAKESEYIGKKPDMIYLFGYPDGENEKRTFYYKDTKNDILIGYANYTDEIDYFGYMKKMLLTLHNIKKLDEGHLPIHGAMVNIVLRNGKESNIVIMGDSGAGKSESLEAFRTLNEKYIKHMRIVFDDMGFLKIENDGKIKGYGTEIGAFVRVDDLESGYAFEQLDRGIFTNPDKINARVTIPISTYEVISKGYEVDIMLYANNYEDAEKKIKFFEDVDQAITVFEDGARKAKGTTSEKGLVKSYFANPFGAVQERETNEKLVREYFHKMYDQGVQIGEINTSLAIEGKEKDGPRNAAEELFQLINQ
- the lgt gene encoding prolipoprotein diacylglyceryl transferase gives rise to the protein MKAYIDLGFIKIHYYSIMYIIAFFLGIFIAGRDIVAKERGVKDKKTIEDFAFWVMISGLIGARVYYVLFKLNMYKDNPLSVFAVWEGGLAIHGGIIGAFIGACIFAKRKKMDLWVLTDMGVGPLLIGQAIGRIGNYANGEIEGVPTFTPWKVILKGNFEQWWTQYQSMSMDMQSKFKELVPWGIVFPSGTSAGDSFPNLPLHPAMFYESILNVIGFLLLWFYFRKKRYNPGVLSMIYLIMYALIRSFVSFFRVEDLSFFGIIRAPHLISIIMLILALTGIKFFNKNNAKKDTPKK
- a CDS encoding nucleoside triphosphate pyrophosphohydrolase family protein yields the protein MKKQLDKVSEFHRTFKLGMEKHPVSKLENDKAKLRYELMKEENDEYIEAVENNDIIEVADALGDMLYILCGTIIEHGMTGLIEEVFDEIHKSNMSKLGEDGKPVYREDGKVIKGPNYFKPDIAKIIK
- a CDS encoding VOC family protein; amino-acid sequence: MNRINIITLGVENVSKSLEFYRDGLGFETPVREENPAIVFFNNGGTKLALYPLSGLAEDVNVPDLKEKGSAFPGITLAYNAKNKGEVDEILNKIENLGGKVVKKAADTFWGGYGGYFTDLDGYYWEVAYADSWLFDENDMLIITE